TGTTCGGCGTGCTCCTCCAGTCTCCTCATACTCATAGTCAGTTAGTTGGGTGCACATATGGCAAGGTTGGCGGCCTAAATAAACGCTTTACGCTTCAGACGCCAGCACACTTGTCGTCCAACACGTCCTTTTGTGTGCACCTGCAACTGTGTACCCTACTCTGACACGAGTACAGAGCCCGTGGACACAGTACCTGATACTACAAACATGACATGCAGGAAAATGCTACGACGTCGCGGTTTGACATCTACATAGCCAACATCCAGAAAGGGATCCACGGGAGCGACAGCGGCTCGTACGATGCTCAAGGAAGGTTCGTTCCGGCCAAGTTCAACGACATATTCACCAAGTACGCCAAGGTCAAGCCGAACGCCCTGAACGAGGACGAGCTGGATGCGATGCGAACTGCCAACAGGAAGGAGGGTGACTTCAAAGGATGGTAATAATTCATCTCTACCTGTAAATCTTATAGAAAGAAATACTACCATTCATACCGACGGCTAACTCCGCCGGCGGTTGCAGGGCGGCGTCGAAGGCGGAGTGGGGCCTGCTCTACAGCCTCGCCAAGGACAAGGACGGCTTCCTTCAGAAGGACACCGTGCGCACCGTCTACGACGGTAGCCTCTTCGCTAAGCTGGCGAAGAAGGCTGGAAATTAACCGAGCGTTATTTGTATTCGTACTTCTTTTCGAGATGAAAATTGTACCCGTATTATTTGGGTCTTGCTCGTTGAGCATGAGTTGTCCCTgtacaattaaaattaaaatctGCTAGTGCAAATATAATTTACTGTTCCATTTGGCATGGCCGTTGCTGCTTCTGATCCAACGTTTTCTCCTAAGGTCCTCGTGGAATGAACGTTTTTTCCTAAGGACGACTGATCTTTTTTCAGCGTATTATAAGCTCGATTGGTCTAGAGCGAGAGGCCTACTTGCCCAGTTTATTGCGTTGCGTCGCCTCACATGGATCAGCTGACTTGGTATTACAGATTTAGAAGTGACTCGTGCCCAAACATGAAGGAGTATTGGGTGTAAATAATTGAGACTGTTCAATATTAGAATGCTGAGCAAATGCTGGTGGAAGCTTGAGAGCAGTGATAGCCCCTGGCAGCAAATTGTTAGGGCAAGATATAGGTTTCAGGATGGCATATGCATGGGGGAAATGCATTGGAGCTCCCAGGTCCACACACCCATTTAAAAAAAAGTATAGCATTAGAAAAACTAggaagtttcaaaaaaatctaAAATTTTGGGATATCAAACCTGGGTGCCATTGTACGCCCATGTTCAGTTTCGTGGGGAATGGGTGCCCATGGTATCTGTGGCGAAGGAAATATGGCCCGACATACGATCCATCCAAATATTTTTCCTATACACACGAGGAATTTTTTGAGTTTTTTTATCGAGATTACCACGGGCACCCATTCCCCACGAAATTGAATACATGTGTACAATGAGCACCCAGGTTTGATATCCCCAAAATTTCCAGTTTTTTTTCCTGAAATTTCTTGGTATCTTTTTCAATGCTATATTCATATAGGGATGTGTGGCACCGAAAGCCACAAATCCTAACCCATCTCCATGGTCTCTAATAAACGAAGTGACTCAGCTATGTGGTCTGATTTACTCGGGGTTGAGAAATTCTATGTGCAAGTCACAAAGATGCTAGTGAGTGATGGGAAACAAACTGACTTTTGGTGCGGGAACTTTCCCCTTTGTAACAAGTATTTATAGCTTTATTATGCAGTGTGCTTGGATTAACAGTGTAATGTGTATAATATGGCTGGGAAGTTTTTTTTGCTGTAGTCTGTTCTTAGGTTGAACGGAACCAGATGGTGTAaatgcatctagtgccccttagtgattttggtgtattgaagacttataggttaagggactaatgtgtttatgagtgtacacaggtctataagtctatgaggagtttgatatttacagagaaagtcgatccctaaaaatgaagttcttcgactgaagactttgaatttctgaagactttctgatgactttgaaagtgaagaaattggtgtgaccttgaagactaggtatccattcgaggaacatgaagcgtgaagacttttgttttcgtagtttcattttctctttcttgagtcataggaaacaccgtactgttaaaaggggtcgaggaaatactaaggaaaaatttccatgtgatgctcaaaatcctacacctaccaatcccttcgagtgaagccattggaaatttcatacagttcagtcatattcttcagtgacagagacgaagttcttctggtctctgaggaatttgttctgactgaggagttaggaattcgccagtgcggatttcCTACACAGTGAGGAAAATGATAGACCTGAGAAATTTGAGCctcaaaattccgaccgttgctgtgctatgcgccagctgtcccaaaatatctacccacctaacagtcatatcattgaagggcatttatgtcttatcatgtcggactgctccctaggctataaatagccgccccctacaaccactagctggttggctgctccgagagaaactggcacttgccatttgagagcatcccatcctccgaggactttgagtgaaaatcatcgagtgaggaaaacccaaacccaaacacctacaaacccaaacacctacaaacccaaagtgattgagcatcactgaagagattgatcctgtgtggatccgatgcttgttacctttgaagactgtgcttcttccagacggttaggcgtcatggtttAGAGCATCCAaaaggaaattgtggatcaccgagtgaccgagtttgtgaaggttcggaagtcacctgaagacttaccacgagtgattgggcgaggtctgtgtgaccttagctcaaggagaatatggcgaggactgtgtgtcctcaggtttaaatacctagccactccaaccagatgtacaactgagacagcagttggaactggtctaccaaatcattgtcttcaccaagcctactggttctatttcctcaactctttcatttcctcattacagttgttgtgtgcttgttcatatctgtttgaagactttgactgaagactttcttaattttctcagttcaatttcttcagtctgtttgtcttcatcatgtgtttacgctttctgtactctgtgcttgtctttatttcatcatgatgaccaagCTTGTGTTGTGTTATgcttacttctgagtacttattccgctgcaagtagttcttcgctaaggaatttcctcacccgcaaattcctcagtgaagaattcataaaaatcgcctattcacccccctctagtcgatataacgcactttcaattggtatcaagCAAGGTACTCCATTGTTtcgtgtgattttggtttaactgcCTGGAGTTtgagttatgtcgaccgcaggaatgaagaccgtgtcatgccccatctttgacggtcacgagtatcccaagtggaaggccatgatgaagaagcgtctcatggcgatgaacagtgagttgtggaccgtcactgagattggtcttaacGATCGGTGTAAGATGGcagaagctgatgacattcgcaagttcACCCTTCTCAACCTCACAGCAAAGGACGTCAtttgctcctgtctgtctcaaaatcagttcaggaacatcatgcatctcgatcatgcgaagcttatctaagaccgtctctctgaggtctatgaagatcatcgaacccgtcatgatccttggtttgaggacttcaaggaatctctcaaagtgatgacattcgaaccagaatcatcgtttttctacaccatgccttatggcaaaagatgcaaaggtaactgaatgctatctaTCTGAATCcattgatgatgaatctggtgatgaatttggacccgaccatgtcaaacttgcttcccttgccactaaacaacaaagagctttggaaaaagttcaatacatgctaaataagagcgatgatatgttgggtgaagaaatggatcagtcgaaagctttggctgagagtcttcagagacttcagactaggtttgacaccCTTCAAGGTCATcttaacactctcttatctgatcatgagaagctttcttatgaatttcttcaaagaaagcaagatcttgaaaagctaagagtgagttatgaagatcttcagaaggagcgcgattcattacttgctcaacaaatcagcgcttctcaggaagaatttgttcctccatgtttgaaatgcattgaacgtgaatctgctaattcttcacctgaatgttcaaatgcttctaatgctacaaattcttcaattgtctctgctatcactaattcctcatctgaggacattgctagtatcactgatgatgcagggctgaaggaattgtacatgacaggcatgtacaaaagcctcaaagggcatcagactctttgtgatgtgcttaaaaagcagatcctcaataggaaccctaggaaagagggtattgcctttgagaggaaactcaatgctgatggtacttattggaagcctgagcagtaccccaaaacctcatgggttgctgcaaagggacctccagtagatccatctaatctatctggctttacatgtgaatcttctcattctcctgatgagtcatttgactctaactataaattgttcaaaaatcagaatggtgaagtaattgctagatatgttggcactaagtgcaggaacggttcccctaggaagaaaatctgggttcccaaaagatgtcttgaaagtcttcaggtgaatgtcctcatgacaccacctgtgaagaataggaaccccatatcaaattcttcatacggaccaaattcttcatatggatccaagtcctcatacggaccaaattcctcacgtggatcatattcctcaaaaggatcaaagtcctcatatgattatcatcgtgctaacacctctgtttcgcagggaagagccaagggctatgaatatgagcattactcttctaaccattatgttcataagtcctcgaagaatttctctgcttattcatatgcttaccctaactcctcctatgtgaaacgaaatggattggcttctatgccacctttctcgcaTGGAGCTCgtagagtgatgaactcttttccaccccttcagatgtgggtggtgaagaaaaagaactaatctcttatgcagggtcagatCTCCAGACGTGCTAAAATGTCTGAAGAATTCGCTGGAGATCTGaaaatgcctgaaaggacgcaggctaatcatgaagaaatgaactttcatttctcacgtcctcatactgctttatctgttctattgcttgatgaaattgatctgatgaattgtgatgtcatattcttcactgatgaagtatatgagttcgtaagctgcactaattcatctgcaggatgatcaacccaaagccaatgagtgggtcctcgatagtggatgtacaaatcacatgattgatgacaagaatctattgatggatgttcccttatctccatcgcatctgaagcatatcatcttcgctgacaaaggcaaaagtcaggtattgggtctaggtaaggttgctatctcaaaggatcggcacatggacaaagtcatgcttgtcgagtccttaggatacaacctcatgtctgtctcaatgctatGTGATCTTGGTTttgttgttgtctttggcaagtatcattgtgttgtgatcatggaagttgaccattccaaagtcttcgaaggctttaggagaggagatctgtatattgttgatttctctacaggaccacaaccagccgtatgcctacttgcaaaagcttcagaaggctggctatggcatcgacgacttggtcatgcaggcatgaggaatttgcacacgcttgcaaagaagaagcatgtcattggcattgagaatgtcaaattcctcaaggatcacttatgcggagcctgtgaagctggaaagatgaccaaggccaaacatccagcgaagactatcatgactaccactcgaccatttgaattgcttcatatggatctctttggtcctaaccattattctgcagttacaaatgatgcatctctatacggctttgttattgttgatgattactctcgttacacatgggtacatattgtcacttacaaacatgaggtgcaggaagtcttcaaacgattttcctcgagggcttcaaccaactttggtgtgaagatcaagcacatcagaagtgacaatggaactgagttcaagaactctggtcttgatgaacttggtattactcacgagttatctgctccttatactcctcagcagaatggcatcgtggagcgcaagaacaggactcttgttgagatggctcgcactatgcttgatgaatacaagacgcctcgttaCTTCtagattgaggcaatttatactgcgtgccacatcatcaacagagtatatcttcacaaattcttcaagaagactgcctatgaactcctcactgacaagaaacccaa
The sequence above is a segment of the Aegilops tauschii subsp. strangulata cultivar AL8/78 chromosome 6, Aet v6.0, whole genome shotgun sequence genome. Coding sequences within it:
- the LOC109755620 gene encoding probable peroxygenase 5, with product MGATGQRRMPSLPAAAAAPLLLLLAVSSWSQAAAGGGAPAWTTALEKHVAFFDTDNDGIVSFSETEQGLRAIGLGAIEAAASATLINGAIGPKTRPENATTSRFDIYIANIQKGIHGSDSGSYDAQGRFVPAKFNDIFTKYAKVKPNALNEDELDAMRTANRKEGDFKGWAASKAEWGLLYSLAKDKDGFLQKDTVRTVYDGSLFAKLAKKAGN